In Cuculus canorus isolate bCucCan1 chromosome 8, bCucCan1.pri, whole genome shotgun sequence, a single genomic region encodes these proteins:
- the LOC128852878 gene encoding cell division cycle protein 20 homolog isoform X1 produces MWCGTAAIRGSKMQRTQRIVGPVRYIPSRRALDMDVAKFQKDTAVVSPTVKERQRPWAASLNAFDLEKILEEVLRLSGKAQTTAAGYQYNLKALYGHEVMPGFGRRKGRYISSAPDRVLSAPDIHDDYYLTLLDWSTQNLLALALDTTVYLWHHISRETVNLMEIEHVADYVSSVSWGNGGDCLAVGVSNGEVQLWDVEHQKCLRSLTSHVSRVGCLSWNSYILSSGSHSGQIHHHDIRVAQHHVATLAGHKQEVCGLKWSLDGRYLASGGDDHLVNIWPSSQGGRAGFAPVQTFRQHQGAVKALAWCPWKSSILATGGGATDKSIRFWNVCSGACLGNVDAHSQVSSILWSTNYKELISGHGSEENQLVIWKYPAMSKVTELQVYWKRRPWLTEASPVWMPWTSPAVSHQNGLQASVLCLSAHRRARSALHPACQSHRQPWGHSWDVSDSGAITRKRLQNHQAQSRVGAERPSRNG; encoded by the exons ATGTGGTGCGGCACAGCCG CTATACGAGGATCCAAAATGCAGAGGACCCAAAGGATCGTTGGGCCAGTTCGCTACATTCCCAGCCGGAGAGCTCTGGACATGGATGTGGCCAAGTTCCAGAAGGACACTGCTGTGGTGTCACCTACCGTGAAG GAGCGCCAGAGACCCTGGGCAGCGAGTCTGAATGCCTTTGATCTGGAAAAGATCCTGGAAGAGGTTCTCCGCCTCAGTGGAAAGGCTCAGACCACTGCAGCAG GCTATCAGTACAACCTCAAAGCGCTCTACGGGCACGAGGTGATGCCTGGGTTCGGCAGGAGAAAGGGCAGATACATTTCTTCTGCACCAGACCGAGTCCTGAGTGCCCCAGACATCCACGATGACTATT ACCTGACTCTCCTTGACTGGAGCACTCAAAACCTCCTGGCGCTGGCTCTGGACACCACTGTCTACCTGTGGCACCACATCTCTAGGGAGACCGTAAACCTCATGGAGATAGAGCACGTAGCTGATTATGTTTCCTCTGTGTCCTGGGGTAACGGAGGAGACTGCCTTGCTGTTGGTGTGAGCAACGGTGAGGTGCAG CTGTGGGACGTCGAGCATCAGAAATGTCTCCGCAGTCTGACCAGCCACGTGTCCCGTGTGGGGTGTCTCAGCTGGAACAGCTACATCCTGTCCAG CGGGTCACACAGTGGCCAAATCCACCACCACGACATCCGAGTTGCTCAACATCACGTGGCCACACTCGCTGGTCATAAGCAGGAGGTGTGTGGACTGAAGTGGTCTCTGGATGGCCGCTACCTTGCCAGTGGCGGTGATGACCACCTGGTGAACATCTGGCCAAGCAGCCAGGGGGGCCGTGCAGGATTTGCTCCAGTCCAGACCTTCCGTCAGCACCAGGGTGCTGTCAAG GCTTTGGCGTGGTGTCCGTGGAAGTCCAGCATTCTGGCCACTGGAGGTGGAGCCACTGACAAAAGCATCCGCTTCTGGAATGTGTGTTCTGGCGCCTGCCTCGGCAATGTTGATGCCCATTCCCAG gTCTCTTCCATCCTATGGTCAACCAACTACAAGGAGCTCATTTCAGGCCATGGCTCTGAAGAGAATCAGCTGGTGATCTGGAAGTATCCAGCCATGTCCAAGGTCACCGAGCTGCAAG TTTACTGGAAGAGAAGGCCATGGCTGACAGAAGCAAGCCCAGTGTGGATGCCGTGGACGAGTCCCGCAGTGTCACACCAGAATGGTCTCCAAGCCTCGGTCCTCTGCCTTTCTGCCCACCGAAGAGCTCGCAGCGCCCTGCACCCTGCGTGCCAGTCACACAGACAGCCCTGGGGTCACAGCTGGGATGTCAGCGACTCAGGAGCGATCACAAGGAAGCGTCTGCAGAACCACCAAGCCCAGAGCCGTGTGGGAGCTGAGAGACCTTCTAGGAATGGCTGA
- the LOC128852878 gene encoding cell division cycle protein 20 homolog isoform X2, with translation MWCGTAAIRGSKMQRTQRIVGPVRYIPSRRALDMDVAKFQKDTAVVSPTVKERQRPWAASLNAFDLEKILEEVLRLSGKAQTTAAGYQYNLKALYGHEVMPGFGRRKGRYISSAPDRVLSAPDIHDDYYLTLLDWSTQNLLALALDTTVYLWHHISRETVNLMEIEHVADYVSSVSWGNGGDCLAVGVSNGEVQLWDVEHQKCLRSLTSHVSRVGCLSWNSYILSSGSHSGQIHHHDIRVAQHHVATLAGHKQEVCGLKWSLDGRYLASGGDDHLVNIWPSSQGGRAGFAPVQTFRQHQGAVKALAWCPWKSSILATGGGATDKSIRFWNVCSGACLGNVDAHSQVSSILWSTNYKELISGHGSEENQLVIWKYPAMSKVTELQGHTGRILSMALSPDGETVASAAADETLRLWRCFQMDPIRKKEKEKANRVKSSVLHQTIR, from the exons ATGTGGTGCGGCACAGCCG CTATACGAGGATCCAAAATGCAGAGGACCCAAAGGATCGTTGGGCCAGTTCGCTACATTCCCAGCCGGAGAGCTCTGGACATGGATGTGGCCAAGTTCCAGAAGGACACTGCTGTGGTGTCACCTACCGTGAAG GAGCGCCAGAGACCCTGGGCAGCGAGTCTGAATGCCTTTGATCTGGAAAAGATCCTGGAAGAGGTTCTCCGCCTCAGTGGAAAGGCTCAGACCACTGCAGCAG GCTATCAGTACAACCTCAAAGCGCTCTACGGGCACGAGGTGATGCCTGGGTTCGGCAGGAGAAAGGGCAGATACATTTCTTCTGCACCAGACCGAGTCCTGAGTGCCCCAGACATCCACGATGACTATT ACCTGACTCTCCTTGACTGGAGCACTCAAAACCTCCTGGCGCTGGCTCTGGACACCACTGTCTACCTGTGGCACCACATCTCTAGGGAGACCGTAAACCTCATGGAGATAGAGCACGTAGCTGATTATGTTTCCTCTGTGTCCTGGGGTAACGGAGGAGACTGCCTTGCTGTTGGTGTGAGCAACGGTGAGGTGCAG CTGTGGGACGTCGAGCATCAGAAATGTCTCCGCAGTCTGACCAGCCACGTGTCCCGTGTGGGGTGTCTCAGCTGGAACAGCTACATCCTGTCCAG CGGGTCACACAGTGGCCAAATCCACCACCACGACATCCGAGTTGCTCAACATCACGTGGCCACACTCGCTGGTCATAAGCAGGAGGTGTGTGGACTGAAGTGGTCTCTGGATGGCCGCTACCTTGCCAGTGGCGGTGATGACCACCTGGTGAACATCTGGCCAAGCAGCCAGGGGGGCCGTGCAGGATTTGCTCCAGTCCAGACCTTCCGTCAGCACCAGGGTGCTGTCAAG GCTTTGGCGTGGTGTCCGTGGAAGTCCAGCATTCTGGCCACTGGAGGTGGAGCCACTGACAAAAGCATCCGCTTCTGGAATGTGTGTTCTGGCGCCTGCCTCGGCAATGTTGATGCCCATTCCCAG gTCTCTTCCATCCTATGGTCAACCAACTACAAGGAGCTCATTTCAGGCCATGGCTCTGAAGAGAATCAGCTGGTGATCTGGAAGTATCCAGCCATGTCCAAGGTCACCGAGCTGCAAG GTCACACAGGAAGAATCTTGAGCATGGCTCTGAGCCCTGATGGTGAAACAGTGGCCTCGGCTGCTGCTGATGAAACGCTGCGACTCTGGCGCTGTTTTCAGATGGATCCAAtcaggaagaaggagaaagagaaggcaaacaGAGTCAAAAGCAGCGTCCTTCACCAGACCATACGATAA
- the NPHS2 gene encoding podocin has translation MRMDKRSQSSSRESHKRRRESPESKREKRTSSREGSKGQGDRKPEKAKEIKSTAGTDGRVHTSTVVDVDDVISDEEMEAIALLDSEQQEEGVKSPGLGICEWLLTIFSFLFVIMTFPISVWFCMKVVREYERAIVFRLGRLLPGKARGPGLFFYLPCLDTYHKVDLRLKTLEIPFHQVVTKDMVTLEIDAVCYYRLENASLLLTTLTSISSAIQLLVQTTTKRLLAHRAFSELLLERKSISQEIKVALDAVTGCWGIKMERTEINSVQLPAEVRQSLAVEAEAQRQAKARVIAAEGEKAASESLRMAAEILSSAPAAAQLRYLHALHSLTAEKPAAFILPLPLDAMNLGSVAPHSPAAVSSLPADITKLPENPKDKKDSPML, from the exons ATGAGGATGGATAAGAGGTCTCAGAGCTCTTCCAGGGAATCTCATAAGAGACGCAGAGAGTCTCCAGAGAGCAAACGAGAGAAGAGGACTAGCAGCAGAGAAGGCAGCAAAGGACAGGGAGACAGGAAGCcggagaaagcaaaggagatcAAGAGCACTGCAGGGACTGATGGCAGGGTGCACACATCCACAGTGGTGGACGTGGATGATGTGATATCTGATGAAGAAATGGAGGCAATTGCATTGCTGGACAGTGAGCAGCAAGAGGAAG GTGTAAAGTCTCCAGGTCTGGGCATCTGTGAATGGCTTCTcaccatcttttctttcctgttcgTCATAATGACCTTCCCCATTTCTGTCTGGTTCTGCATGAAG gTAGTCCGGGAGTATGAGAGAGCCATCGTTTTCCGACTTGGGCGTCTCCTTCCTGGCAAAGCCAGAGGGCCTG GCCTTTTCTTTTACCTTCCCTGTCTGGACACGTATCACAAAGTAGACCTGCGCCTCAAAACCCTAGAGATCCCTTTCCATCAG GTGGTGACCAAAGACATGGTTACATTGGAGATAGATGCTGTCTGCTACTACCGGTTGGAGAATGCCTCTCTTCTCCTCACCACCCTGACCAGTATCTCCAGTGCCATCCAGCTACTGGTGCAGACTACCACAAAGCGGCTTCTGGCACATCGAGCCTTCTCGGAGCTTCTCTTGGAGAGGAAAAGCATCAGCCAGGAGATAAAG GTGGCTTTGGATGCGGTCACAGGCTGCTGGGGGATCAAAATGGAGAGAACAGAAAT CAACAGCGTGCAGCTGCCTGCTGAAGTCCGGCAGTCCCTGGCTGTGGAAGCGGAGGCCCAGAGACAGGCCAAAGCACGG GTGATCGCTGCGGAGGGAGAAAAGGCTGCTTCCGAGTCCCTGCGGATGGCAGCTGAGATCCTATCCAGTGCCCcggctgctgctcagctccGTTATCTCCATGCGCTGCACTCCCTCACTGCAGAGAAACCTGCTGCTTTCATCTTGCCTTTGCCTTTGGATGCCATGAACCTGGGCTCTGTGGCTCCGCACAGTCCCGCGGCCGTAAGCAGCCTCCCTGCAGACATCACAAAGCTCCCAGAGAACCCGAAAGACAAGAAGGACTCACCCATGCTCTAA